From Labrus bergylta chromosome 22, fLabBer1.1, whole genome shotgun sequence, one genomic window encodes:
- the efs gene encoding embryonal Fyn-associated substrate, with amino-acid sequence MSVSTVLAKALFDNAAESPEELAFRKGDILMVLEQEQSGGPGWWLCSLHGRQGIAPANRLRLLQTAPPPGSDPGLGPAEDSVYLTPGLARTAVSSSAEDIDGVYRSPPAVGEGRGTGAASRTGELRRVEAGRPRSHSSSGTRPRPEWDLGVAGRPRSPSLRGRGTEMTGTLYQTPVSPMPLRQQGSLTASESVYLAPIGVPRAADEPEDTTYLVPRETIGQSDDCYLVPKGTPLAGDEVYQSPTGGVVCSNGPSMVSGSSGTPKPKVSQDTPGMYQTPTPVGSNLHRTPATVLAHQHPSSLSPAQASPRPLQKGVSPNPNVSRGKPGLACHRGSPLLVRAGQGRVPGSPNFTRKPPPPAPPVRGVTRKDAQQTQAAPADSNSVPTPSAQVSSASLLQQEADKQRTAAQNKEERMNGLEKSNNVQNKKGESQDDVDDQVYDTPPSGRWQRPVPSALEDDDGIYDTPRSVPPQADSENEVYDVPTISLNGSISDVQAEEGDDEVYSVPTLPGVPLGPGESMTSLPGEEVTQVAQLYRVPGPDKRASGGSHRRDSSEPDCGIYDMPALTSEILPHSLSSSSTSTRRLSVSSNGSGDVQWRASLSSLIHSVLSVASCPPSALSSRDLATSLAEILSTWKANHSDDPPPPLQQAWARLSDLLPALSAVGNAPPSEGLLLLVQRSLEESALLLQAQGRPRLPSQDSLSRRPLPALPVPDGKSSGGGMGSRKGSWIQERPLPPTPQPAFPLPPSTVTLTVGPVDGEDDPSNEYAGIGLTPIPAPVPTGDSVGYVKLQGKPEPPPDSLTEHGQTITAELRLSPSPALPMSLSLEDSELLSFYSSQSLAHLSCLADAIDVLFSSVQGNQPPRIFVARGKSLIVTAHKLVFIGDTLSRLLTSADLRAKITTSGGRLCQALKAVVVATKGAAQNYPSVSATQEMVDRVAELSQQAAGFSTLLQRLAEIAS; translated from the exons ATGTCTGTCTCC ACGGTTTTGGCAAAGGCGCTGTTCGACAACGCAGCGGAGAGCCCAGAGGAGCTGGCTTTCAGGAAAGGAGACATCCTAATGGTTCTCGAACAGGAGCAGAGCGGCGGGCCAGGCTGGTGGCTCTGCTCCCTTCACGGCAGACAGGGCATCGCCCCTGCCAACCGCCTTCGACTCCTCCAGACCGCCCCTCCTCCGGGCTCGGACCCCGGTCTTGGTCCCGCTGAGGACTCGGTCTACCTCACACCTGGGCTGGCACGGACCGCTGTGAGCAGCAGTGCAGAGGACATAGATGGAGTGTACCGTTCTCCCCCTGCTGTGGGCGAGGGACGAGGAACTGGAGCTGCCTCCAGAACTGGGGAGCTACGCAGAGTGGAGGCTGGACGTCCGCGTTCGCATTCCAGCTCAGGCACACGACCCAGACCCGAATGGGATCTCGGGGTGGCGGGGCGTCCTCGCTCACCCTCTTTGAGAGGAAGAGGGACAGAAATGACTGGCACACTTTATCAGACTCCAGTTAGTCCAATGCCTCTAAGGCAACAGGGATCTCTCACGGCTTCAGAGTCCGTGTACCTCGCCCCCATTGGAGTACCCAGGGCGGCTGATGAACCAGAAGACACTACATATCTGGTCCCAAGAGAGACAATAGGACAGTCAGATGACTGTTACCTGGTGCCCAAAGGGACACCACTTGCAGGTGATGAAGTTTACCAATCCCCCACAGGAGGAGTCGTCTGCTCCAACGGCCCCTCGATGGTAAGCGGATCGTCTGGTACCCCAAAGCCCAAAGTCAGCCAGGACACTCCTGGGATGTACCAAACCCCCACCCCTGTTGGATCGAACCTTCACCGGACTCCAGCCACAGTTTTAGCCCACCAGCACCCATCGTCTTTATCCCCTGCCCAAGCATCTCCCAGACCTCTGCAGAAGGGAGTCTCCCCAAACCCTAATGTTTCCAGGGGAAAACCCGGCCTGGCCTGTCACCGAGGGTCCCCTTTGTTGGTAAGAGCGGGGCAGGGCAGAGTTCCCGGGTCGCCCAATTTTACCCGCAAACCGCCTCCACCAGCACCTCCGGTGAGGGGAGTCACCAGGAAGGACGCGCAACAAACACAAGCTGCACCAGCTGATTCTAACTCCGTGCCTACACCCTCGGCTCAAGTCTCCTCTGCGAGCCTGCTGCAGCAAGAAGCAGACAAGCAGAGGACGGCCGCTCAGAATAAAGAGGAAAGGATGAATGGCCTGGAGAAGAGCAACAATGTGCAGaacaaaaaaggagaaagtcAGGACGATGTGGACGACCAG GTGTATGATACCCCTCCCAGTGGCCGGTGGCAGCGTCCTGTCCCGTCTGCCCTTGAGGACGACGACGGCATCTACGACACCCCTCGCAGTGTCCCACCGCAAGCGGACTCTGAGAACGAG GTGTACGATGTCCCCACCATCTCCCTAAATGGGTCCATATCCGATGTCCAGGCTGAGGAAGGTGATGACGAAGTATACAGTGTCCCCACGCTTCCGGGTGTTCCTCTGGGTCCCGGGGAGTCCATGACCAGCCTCCCCGGAGAGGAAGTCACCCAGGTCGCGCAGCTTTACCGAGTCCCTGGACCCGACAAACGCGCCAGCGGAGGAAGTCACAGAAGAGACTCTTCTGAGCCTGACTGCGGCATCTACGACATGCCCGCTTTGACTTCTGAAATCCTCCCTCACTCGCTGtcgtcctcctccacctccacccgcCGCCTCTCTGTTTCCAGCAACGGTTCGGGGGACGTGCAGTGGCGGGCGTCTCTCTCCAGCCTCATCCACTCTGTGCTGAGCGTGGCCTCCTGCCCGCCTTCTGCTCTGTCCTCTCGGGACCTGGCCACCTCACTGGCTGAAATCTTGTCCACCTGGAAAGCGAACCATTCGGACGATCCCCCGCCCCCTCTCCAGCAAGCGTGGGCTCGCCTGTCGGACCTTCTGCCGGCGTTATCCGCCGTCGGCAACGCTCCCCCGTCTGAAGGACTCTTGCTGCTGGTCCAACGCTCCCTCGAGGAGAGTgccctcctcctgcaggctcAGGGCCGCCCCCGTCTGCCTTCCCAAGATTCCTTGTCCCGCCGGCCGCTGCCCGCGCTTCCTGTGCCTGACGGGAAGTCCTCGGGAGGTGGGATGGGCTCCCGTAAAGGAAGCTGGATACAGGAGAGGCCCCTGCCCCCGACCCCTCAGCCTGCCTTCCCCTTACCTCCATCGACTGTGACATTGACAGTGGGGCCGGTCGATGGAGAAGACGACCCAAGCAATGAATATGCGGGGATCGGCTTGACCCCAATCCCTGCACCCGTACCTACTGGAGACAGTGTTGGATATGTCAAACTGCAG GGTAAACCTGAGCCCCCGCCTGACAGCCTGACTGAGCACGGACAAACTATCACTGCAGAGCTCAGg CTGAGCCCATCCCCCGCTCTCCCCATGTCCCTCTCCCTGGAGGACTCGGAGCTGCTCTCCTTCTACTCGTCTCAGAGCCTCGCTCACCTCTCCTGCCTGGCAGACGCCATCGACGTGCTCTTCAGCAGCGTGCAGGGGAACCAGCCTCCCCGCATCTTCGTCGCCAGAGGGAAGAGTCTCATCGTGACGGCGCACAAGCTGGTGTTTATCGGCGACACGCTGTCTCGACTTCTCACCTCTGCCGACCTCAGAGCCAAG ATCACGACCTCCGGGGGGCGACTCTGCCAGGCCTTAAAAGCAGTCGTGGTGGCAACGAAGGGCGCCGCACAGAACTACCCATCAGTATCTGCTACCCAGGAGATGGTGGACCGCGTGGCTGAGCTCTCCCAGCAAGCGGCCGGCTTCTCCACTCTGCTACAGCGTCTGGCAGAAATAGCATCGTGA
- the acin1b gene encoding apoptotic chromatin condensation inducer 1b → MADEDITLDGKPLQSLRVADLKAALEQRNLPKSGQKNALMKRLKGALMLENLQKSSSSHSGLQPNSQIGEEMSQNSFIKQYLAKQQELLRQRLEREAQQDDEAEESPAVPEEDDDHSEDNDSSPFVRDKHHSIPSQASMMREEKGGGDAMMGHAMMASGANMGPSATLHPQESLEAPGAWMQRAAFLQGHKEPPAPSPPRAVASLSVRVLGQPDRQGLPPVVPRAQEKEGTAPSEPGSAHPVLHLSRSAGVSAGGRAHEDDDEEDSGDDESEDDDEWGPGPGGVRRGNRVPPQPQQMPPSVPSTAARSKRKLQPPQHIPPPQVHHTPMQLRHPTPPPSPPPDLFPLPDTPKQSPQDAEEREGPEAARGPRGVSLPPSSLQRQDSDSSSRSSSPEPSMNRKPGPLSLLVHKMETERAFASAAGVSGETAHSTAGPTCSTDSPLQRLERKRLQENREKEEERERHEVQDQERRKIEQERAKKRLEEEKEKESKHLEEEKQRQKEERDRKRKHLEEEKERKHQEEEKEKERKRQEEEKVRKRQEEEKEKERKHQEEEKVRKRQEEEKEKERKHQEEEKEKVRKRQEEEKEKVRKRLEEEKERKHQEEEKEKVRKRQEEEKEKERKRLEEQKRKEEHQRQEAGHKGRVVVIQDSSSDSDSNSDSSSRSSQSSSSSREKPRPSKQPKKTDHGRAAEDDRKTVLVKEAEKRHLSNREVAEPSAAAVTEVEADSESSMAQQPPAGAEPENSEGLLEESTTPKAFTARKISLTSSKSSPAATDGGAGESESGAAAGRKRRWGSSTSVTTKKPSISITTDSLKSLIPDIKINQEAVVALHPEELQLSGDEESLDTSRADEDQGLKIRRTVTQVVQGNSQENGQTNEEEEVEKTEKEVVRRTSRDKRKSSVSEESMEVQTSVKLEGDEQKVTPSDSLVRRSISQQKSGVSITIDDPVRTNRQPSPPHGKVSNIIHVTNLVRPFTLGQLKELLNRTGSLLEEGFWIDKIKSHCFVTYATTEEAVATRAALHGFKWPQSNPKVLGVDFCEQDELDFHKGILKPEKEADPVPQTGAAQPRLPPLMPERDRNRERDRDSNRDRERERDRERGAAAGGVGVVRDLWAEREREMERRERARGEREWDRDKIREFARPGEEEHRSRSRERERRRRERNKSKERKTDKKEKGDEPPAKLLDDLFLKTKAAPCIYWLPLTEEQVAQRLLDRTQRQKEREQRRKEQEEEDKKREEEEKKERLKVREKDSSTTASGGAGGGGGGGGGGGGGGAGRGADVDRGRERGRDREGDKRRDSGHRPRRPSAGAGNGRRSRSRSNTRDRRR, encoded by the exons ATGGCGGACGAAGATATTACGCTTGATGGGAAACCTCTACAATCGCTCAGAGTGGCCGATTTAAAGGCGGCTCTGGAGCAAAGAAACCTCCCGAAAAGCGGGCAAAAAAACGCACTCATGAAGCGACTGAAAGGG GCGCTGATGTTGGAGAATCTTCAGAAGTCATCCTCCTCCCACAGTGGGCTGCAGCCCAACTCACAG ATTGGCGAGGAGATGAGCCAGAATAGCTTCATAAAACAGTACCTGGCCAAACAGCAGGAGCTACTCCGACAGAGGCTGGAGAGAGAGGCCCAGCAGGACGATGAGGCAGAAG AAAGCCCAGCAGTGCCTGAAGAGGATGACGACCACTCTGAGGACAACGACAGCTCCCCCTTTGTCCGTGACAAG CATCACTCCATACCCTCTCAGGCCTCAATGAtgagggaggaaaaaggaggaggagatgcaATGATGGGTCATGCAATGATGGCGAGTGGTGCCAACATGGGCCCGTCAGCTACCCTCCACCCTCAGGAGTCCCTCGAGGCTCCGGGTGCTTGGATGCAGCGGGCAGCCTTTCTTCAAGGACATAAAGAGCCACCGgcaccctctcctcctcgtgcCGTAGCCTCCCTGTCCGTGCGCGTCCTGGGCCAGCCGGACCGCCAGGGGCTGCCCCCTGTGGTACCAAGAGCCCAGGAAAAAGAGGGCACCGCACCCAGTGAGCCCGGATCAGCTCATCCTGTCCTACATCTAAGCCGATCTGCAGGAGTCTCAGCAGGAGGTCGCGCCCATGAGGACGACGATGAAGAAGACAGTGGAGATGACGAAAGCGAGGACGACGATGAATGGGGGCCCGGGCCCGGAGGGGTACGAAGGGGTAACAGAGTGCCACCCCAGCCGCAGCAGATGCCCCCCAGTGTCCCGTCAACAGCTGCCAGATCAAAACGCAAGCTTCAGCCTCCGCAGCACATCCCGCCTCCTCAGGTACACCACACCCCAATGCAACTGCGCCACccaactcctcctccctctccaccCCCCGACCTGTTCCCTCTCCCCGACACTCCAAAGCAGAGCCCACAAGacgcagaggagagagaaggccCTGAAGCTGCTCGTGGTCCAAGGGGGGTGTCTCTCCCGCCTTCCTCCCTGCAGAGGCAAGACTCTGACTCCAGCTCTCGTTCCAGCAGTCCTGAGCCATCCATGAATAGAAAGCCAGGGCCCCTTTCTTTGCTCGTACAcaagatggagacagagagggctTTTGCCTCAGCTGCAGGTGTTTCAGGAGAGACGGCACACTCTACGGCTGGGCCTACCTGTTCCACTGACTCTCCACTGCAAAGACTGGAGAGAAAGAGGCTTCAAGAGAAcagggagaaggaggaagagagggaaaggCACGAGGTGCAAGACCAAGAAAGAAGGAAGATAGAACAGGAGCGAGCGAAAAAGCGcctggaggaagagaaggagaaagagagcaaacacctggaagaggagaaacagcGTCAGAAAGAGGAGCGAgatagaaagagaaaacatcttgaagaggaaaaggagaggaaacaccaggaagaggaaaaagaaaaagagaggaagcgccaggaagaggaaaaagtgAGGAAACGccaggaagaggaaaaagaaaaagagaggaaacaccaggaagaggaaaaagtgAGGAAACGccaggaagaggaaaaagaaaaagagaggaaacaccaggaagaggaaaaagaaaaagtgaggaAACGccaggaagaggaaaaagaaaaagtaaggAAACGCctggaagaggaaaaagagaggaaacaccaggaagaggaaaaagaaaaagtgaggaAACGccaggaagaggaaaaagaaaaagagaggaaacgCCTGGAAGagcagaagagaaaagaagagcaCCAGAGACAGGAGGCCGGCCACAAAGGCAGGGTGGTTGTGATTCAGGATTCTTCATCAGATTCCGACTCCAATTCCGACTCCTCTTCCCGCTCATCacagtcctcttcctcttccagaGAGAAACCACGCCCCTCAAAGCAGCCGAAG AAGACAGACCATGGCCGTGCAGCAGAGGATGATAGAAAGACTGTCCTGGTAAAAGAGGCAGAGAAACGACATCTGTCAAACAG GGAGGTGGCGGAGCCCAGCGCAGCCGCCGTCACAGAGGTGGAAGCAGACTCGGAAAGCTCCATGGCCCAGCAGCCGCCCGCCGGGGCCGAGCCAGAGAACAGCGAGGGCCTCTTGGAGGAG aGCACCACTCCTAAGGCTTTCACCGCACGCAAGATCTCCCTGACAA GCAGTAAATCGTCCCCAGCCGCCACAgatggaggagcaggagagtcTGAGTCCGGAGCTGCAGCAGGGCGGAAGAGGAGGTGGGGCTCCAGCACATCAGTGACGACTAAGAAACCATCCATCAGCATCACCACCGACTCACTGAAG TCTTTGATCCCAGACATCAAAATAAACCAGGAGGCGGTGGTGGCGCTGCACCCTGAGGAGCTTCAGCTGTCTGGGGACGAGGAGAGTCTGGACACAAGCCGAGCTGATGAGGACCAAGGCCTGAAGATCCGACGCACCGTCACACAG GTTGTCCAAGGTAACAGTCAGGAAAATGGACAGacaaatgaagaggaggaagtggagaagaCGGAGAAGGAAGTCGTAAGACGGACTTCCAGGGACAAAAGGAAGAGCAGTGTTTCTGAGGAATCCATGGAAGTGCAGACATCTGTGAAGCTCGAAGGAGACGAACAGAAAG TCACCCCGAGCGACAGCCTGGTGCGTCGCTCCATCAGTCAACAGAAGTCTGGAGTGTCAATCACCATTGACGACCCCGTCCGCACAAACAGGCAGCCGTCGCCGCCTCATGGCAAAGTCTCAAACATCATCCATGTGACCAACCTG GTACGACCTTTCACTTTGGGCCAACTCAAAGAGCTTCTGAACAGGACGGGCAGCTTGCTGGAGGAGGGCTTCTGGATCGACAAAATCAAGTCTCACTGCTTTGTCACA TACGCTACAACAGAGGAGGCGGTCGCCACCAGAGCTGCTCTCCACGGCTTCAAATGGCCTCAGAGTAACCCCAAAGTCCTCGGCGTTGACTTCTGTGAGCAGGATGAG ctcgATTTTCACAAAGGAATCCTGAAACCAGAAAAGGAGGCGGACCCCGTCCCCCAAACAGGAGCTGCTCAGCCCCGGCTGCCCCCTCTGATGCCCGAGCGAGACAGGAACAGAGAGCGAGACCGCGACAGCAATCGCGACAGGGAGCGCGAACGAGACCGGGAGCGGGGCGCCGCTGCTGGAGGAGTAGGAGTGGTGAGGGACCTGTGGgcggagcgagagagagagatggagcgGCGGGAAAGAGCCCGTGGTGAACGGGAATGGGACAGGGATAAGATCCGGGAATTTGCGCGACCGGGTGAGGAAGAACATCGATCCCGAtcccgagagagagagaggaggaggagagagaggaacaagAGCAAGGAGAGGAAGACCGACAAGAAAG AGAAAGGAGATGAGCCTCCTGCCAAACTGCTGGACGACTTGTTCCTGAAGACCAAAGCAGCTCCATGTATATACTGGCTCCCGCTCACTGAGGAGCAG GTGGCGCAGAGGCTTCTGGACCGCACACAGCGCCAGAAGGAGCGGGAACAACGGCGCAAggaacaagaggaggaggacaagaagcgagaggaggaggagaagaaggagaggctGAAGGTCAGGGAGAAGGACAGCAGCACAACGGCGAGtgggggagcaggaggaggaggaggaggaggaggaggaggaggagggggaggagctggGCGAGGAGCTGACGTAGATAGAGGGAGGGAGCGCGGCCGAGACAGGGAGGGGGACAAGAGGAGGGACAGCGGCCACCGACCCAGACGGCCATCGGCAGGCGCGGGAAACGGACGACGCTCTCGTAGCCGAAGCAACACAAGGGATAGACGTCGCTGA